A portion of the Leptospira licerasiae serovar Varillal str. VAR 010 genome contains these proteins:
- a CDS encoding O-acetylhomoserine aminocarboxypropyltransferase/cysteine synthase family protein, whose amino-acid sequence MARNYKPETIVLHGGQAPDPTTTSRAVPIYQTTSYVFKDTDHAARLFGLQEFGNIYTRIGNPTTDVLEQRVAALEGGVAALATASGQSAETLALLNIVESGQEIVASSSLYGGTYNLLHYTFPKLGIKVHFVDQSNPENFKKAINDKTRAIFAETLGNPKLDTLDIEAVAKVAHDAGIPLVIDNTLPSPYLVRPIDFGADIVVHSLTKFLGGHGTSIGGIIVDSGKFNWGNGKFKNFTEPDPSYHGLKFWDVFGKFEPFGGVNIAFIIKARVQGLRDLGPAISPFNAFNILQGIETLHLRVTQHSQNALKVAEYLSKHPKVTWVNYPGLPSDKNYTLAKKYHTRGLFGAIIGFGVKGGIPEAKKLIDGLELFSLLANVGDAKSLAIHPASTTHQQLSPEEQLAAGVTPEFIRLSVGLEHIDDIITDLDEALKKV is encoded by the coding sequence GTGGCAAGAAACTACAAACCAGAAACAATCGTTCTTCACGGAGGACAGGCCCCAGATCCGACAACCACGTCCAGGGCAGTCCCTATCTACCAAACTACGTCCTATGTTTTTAAGGACACAGATCATGCAGCGAGACTATTCGGTCTCCAGGAATTCGGTAATATTTATACCAGAATCGGTAACCCGACTACTGATGTTTTAGAGCAAAGAGTTGCGGCATTAGAAGGCGGAGTTGCCGCACTCGCTACCGCTTCCGGACAATCGGCAGAAACATTAGCACTTTTGAATATAGTCGAATCCGGTCAGGAGATCGTAGCTTCTTCTTCCCTTTATGGAGGAACTTATAACCTTCTCCACTATACTTTCCCTAAGTTGGGGATCAAAGTCCATTTCGTGGACCAATCGAATCCTGAAAATTTCAAAAAAGCGATCAATGATAAGACTAGAGCTATCTTTGCCGAAACCTTGGGAAATCCTAAGTTGGATACTCTGGATATCGAGGCGGTTGCTAAGGTCGCTCACGATGCCGGGATCCCGCTAGTAATCGACAATACATTACCTTCTCCTTATCTTGTTCGTCCTATCGATTTCGGCGCGGACATTGTAGTTCACTCTTTGACCAAGTTTTTAGGAGGCCACGGAACTTCCATTGGAGGGATCATCGTGGATTCGGGTAAATTCAACTGGGGGAACGGCAAATTTAAGAACTTCACTGAGCCGGATCCAAGTTATCATGGCCTGAAATTTTGGGATGTTTTCGGTAAGTTCGAGCCGTTTGGCGGAGTGAATATCGCATTCATCATCAAAGCCCGTGTCCAAGGTTTAAGGGATTTGGGACCTGCAATTTCTCCTTTTAACGCATTTAATATCCTACAAGGTATTGAAACTCTTCATTTGAGAGTCACCCAACATTCTCAAAATGCCCTAAAGGTTGCGGAATATCTTTCTAAACATCCTAAAGTAACTTGGGTGAACTATCCTGGCCTTCCTTCCGATAAAAACTATACTCTGGCTAAAAAATACCATACGAGAGGATTGTTCGGAGCGATCATCGGGTTCGGAGTAAAAGGTGGAATTCCGGAAGCGAAGAAGTTGATAGACGGTTTGGAATTATTCTCCTTGCTCGCAAACGTAGGAGATGCAAAATCACTTGCGATCCATCCAGCTTCCACTACTCACCAGCAGTTGAGTCCGGAAGAACAATTGGCAGCGGGTGTTACTCCTGAGTTCATCAGACTATCTGTCGGTTTGGAACATATAGACGATATCATTACGGACCTGGACGAAGCTCTGAAAAAGGTGTGA
- the metX gene encoding homoserine O-acetyltransferase MetX gives MGSNQSVGIVEPKTAVLGDLRLDNGSILSPTIVAYETYGTLSPNKDNAILICHALSGDAHAAGFHSEGEKRPGWWDEYIGPGKAFDTNQYFVISSNVIGGCKGSSGPMSINPVSGKPYGSSFPFVSIKDMVAAQKLLVESFGIQRLLCVAGGSMGGMQALQWSISYPDALENCIILASSAEHSAMQIAFNEVGRQAILSDPNWNNGLYEDNATPRKGLALARMMGHITYLSDHKMREKFGRKPPVGNLLNSDFAVGSYLIYQGESFVDRFDANSYIYVTKALDHFSLGKGQELTKALSPAQCRFLVVSYSSDWLYPPSQSREIVKSLEASDKRVFYVELTTNEGHDSFLLPNQKQEDVIRGFLNMPVNE, from the coding sequence ATGGGATCGAATCAATCCGTCGGAATAGTAGAACCAAAAACCGCAGTGCTGGGAGATCTACGCCTGGACAACGGTTCCATCCTTTCTCCCACCATAGTCGCCTACGAGACCTACGGAACTCTTTCTCCCAACAAAGACAATGCAATACTGATTTGCCATGCACTTTCAGGAGACGCTCATGCCGCAGGCTTTCATTCGGAAGGGGAAAAACGTCCCGGTTGGTGGGACGAATATATCGGTCCCGGTAAAGCATTCGATACAAATCAATATTTTGTAATATCTTCTAATGTGATCGGCGGATGTAAAGGCTCGTCTGGACCTATGAGTATCAATCCAGTAAGCGGTAAACCTTACGGTTCCAGCTTCCCTTTCGTTTCCATCAAGGATATGGTAGCCGCTCAAAAACTTTTGGTAGAATCCTTCGGTATCCAAAGATTGCTTTGTGTGGCCGGCGGTTCCATGGGAGGAATGCAGGCTTTACAATGGAGTATTTCTTATCCGGATGCTTTAGAGAATTGTATAATACTAGCATCTTCCGCAGAACATTCAGCAATGCAGATCGCTTTTAACGAAGTAGGAAGGCAGGCAATCCTTTCCGACCCGAATTGGAATAACGGATTGTACGAAGATAATGCAACTCCTAGAAAAGGTCTCGCCTTAGCAAGAATGATGGGCCATATTACTTATCTTTCCGACCATAAGATGAGAGAAAAATTCGGCAGGAAACCGCCAGTAGGAAATCTGTTAAATTCGGATTTTGCAGTAGGAAGTTATTTAATCTACCAGGGAGAAAGTTTCGTAGATCGGTTTGATGCGAATTCATATATCTATGTAACCAAGGCCCTTGATCATTTTAGTTTGGGCAAAGGCCAGGAACTTACTAAAGCTCTCAGTCCAGCTCAGTGTAGATTTTTAGTGGTCTCTTATAGTTCTGATTGGCTCTACCCTCCTTCTCAATCCAGAGAAATTGTGAAAAGTTTAGAAGCTTCAGATAAAAGAGTCTTTTATGTGGAACTTACTACGAACGAAGGCCATGATAGTTTTCTACTTCCTAACCAAAAACAGGAAGATGTGATCAGAGGTTTCCTAAATATGCCGGTGAACGAATGA
- the metW gene encoding methionine biosynthesis protein MetW yields the protein MIDSKILSSTTLSERPDFAYILDTISPGSRVLDLGCGNGDLLYLLKQKGIRGQGIEKDEDAIVECIRKGVYVHHGDIDEGLSHHEDKRFDYVILNQTIQETRHPGDIIKECLRIGKRVIIVFPNFGYWEVRFRILFQGKTPVTDLLPYRWFNTPNLHFLSVLDFQEFCDIRGFTVEDKAFFTDLKQVKFRPNFFAKLALFQIR from the coding sequence ATGATAGATTCTAAGATCTTAAGTAGCACCACTCTGAGTGAAAGGCCGGATTTCGCATATATTCTGGATACGATCTCACCAGGTTCCAGAGTTTTGGACCTTGGTTGCGGTAATGGAGATCTTCTTTATCTTCTAAAACAAAAAGGGATCAGAGGACAAGGTATCGAGAAAGACGAGGACGCAATCGTAGAATGTATCCGCAAAGGAGTTTATGTTCACCACGGAGATATTGACGAGGGCTTAAGCCATCACGAAGACAAACGTTTCGATTACGTGATCTTAAACCAGACTATCCAAGAGACTAGACATCCAGGCGACATTATAAAAGAATGTTTAAGGATAGGTAAACGTGTGATCATCGTTTTTCCGAACTTTGGTTACTGGGAAGTTCGTTTTAGAATTCTTTTCCAAGGAAAAACTCCTGTTACGGATCTTCTTCCTTATCGCTGGTTTAATACACCTAACTTACATTTTCTTTCCGTTCTGGACTTCCAAGAATTCTGTGATATCCGAGGTTTTACCGTGGAAGACAAAGCATTTTTTACCGATCTGAAGCAGGTAAAATTCCGTCCGAACTTTTTTGCGAAGTTGGCTCTCTTTCAGATCAGGTAG
- a CDS encoding D-alanine--D-alanine ligase, giving the protein MKIAVLFGGTSTEHEISLRTGTFISKTLSAMGHSVKPILISRDGRWAIPKEYRPEFPEGNPKDPEEYLREFEELHAISAGPFSSLDCDVAFLGLHGTSGEDGSVQGFLKVLGIPFTGSDVKASALAMDKIRANRLFQLAGMSVAPFWELRKKEYSENPTLVENSGLEYPLFLKPVEGGSSFHTFRIEGPEDLRKRLPEFFDAEEHAILQKFLKGTEVSCGVWEKKEGSKRILEALPPTEIIPGGEFFDVESKYKPGLSQEITPARLPEKIISKIQEQSILAHKTLGCEGYSRTDFIIVGETPFVLETNTLPGMTETSLIPQQAKAAGIPIQTLYQSLIDQALERAGVAPAQRV; this is encoded by the coding sequence TTGAAAATTGCAGTTTTATTCGGCGGAACTTCCACAGAACACGAAATTTCCCTGCGCACAGGCACTTTCATAAGTAAAACTTTGTCTGCCATGGGACATTCGGTCAAACCCATTCTGATTTCCAGAGACGGGAGGTGGGCGATCCCTAAAGAGTATCGACCAGAGTTCCCGGAAGGAAATCCCAAGGATCCGGAAGAGTATTTAAGGGAATTCGAAGAACTTCATGCCATAAGCGCCGGACCGTTTTCCTCGTTAGATTGTGATGTCGCATTTTTAGGATTACATGGAACGAGCGGAGAAGACGGTTCTGTCCAAGGATTCTTAAAAGTTCTTGGGATACCATTCACAGGTTCCGATGTAAAAGCTTCTGCGCTTGCAATGGACAAGATCAGAGCAAATCGATTGTTCCAACTCGCAGGAATGTCCGTGGCTCCGTTTTGGGAATTGAGAAAAAAAGAATATTCCGAAAATCCGACTTTGGTCGAAAATTCCGGTTTAGAATATCCTCTTTTTCTAAAACCGGTAGAAGGCGGTTCTAGTTTTCATACATTCAGGATAGAAGGACCGGAAGATCTACGTAAAAGACTGCCCGAATTTTTCGATGCGGAAGAACACGCAATCTTGCAAAAATTCCTAAAAGGAACGGAAGTTTCCTGTGGAGTCTGGGAAAAGAAAGAAGGTTCCAAAAGAATTTTAGAAGCTCTTCCTCCTACGGAGATTATCCCAGGTGGAGAATTTTTCGATGTGGAATCCAAATACAAACCGGGACTTTCCCAAGAGATCACTCCTGCTCGTTTGCCTGAAAAGATCATCTCCAAGATCCAGGAACAATCCATTCTCGCCCACAAAACACTAGGTTGTGAAGGTTACTCTAGAACGGATTTTATAATCGTAGGAGAAACTCCATTCGTTCTGGAAACAAACACGTTACCCGGAATGACTGAGACAAGCCTTATCCCTCAACAAGCTAAGGCAGCAGGGATACCTATCCAAACATTGTATCAGTCTTTGATCGACCAGGCGCTCGAAAGAGCAGGGGTAGCTCCGGCCCAGAGAGTTTAG
- a CDS encoding MlaE family ABC transporter permease — MLESFKEKANDTLYAAGYTIILIAETFLNLRFAVEKRKEILDQMFISGVGSLFVVSVVAVFTGMLLTLNTGLGLKDFGAEGQIGLLLTITLTREMSPFMTALILAASIGSAIAAEIGTMKVSEEIDALEVMSIDPVRFLVFPRVLGFSLMVPVLCVYSSILGILGGALVGHFQLGIEYIVYFQDVNERITSIPGLKDLYTGLFKGYVFGLIISSISCSHGLRTSGGAIGVGRATRESVVTSFLMVIFFGYVITAIFYRE; from the coding sequence ATGTTGGAATCCTTTAAAGAAAAAGCGAACGATACTCTATACGCCGCAGGTTATACGATCATTTTGATCGCGGAAACTTTTTTAAACCTGAGATTTGCGGTCGAAAAAAGAAAAGAAATTTTAGACCAGATGTTTATCTCCGGTGTCGGAAGTTTATTCGTAGTTTCGGTAGTTGCCGTTTTTACAGGGATGCTTCTCACATTAAACACAGGACTTGGATTGAAGGATTTCGGGGCAGAAGGTCAGATCGGACTTCTTCTTACGATCACTCTCACCCGAGAGATGTCCCCTTTTATGACCGCACTTATTTTAGCTGCATCCATCGGATCTGCGATCGCGGCGGAGATCGGAACCATGAAAGTTTCGGAAGAAATTGACGCTCTCGAAGTAATGTCTATCGATCCTGTGCGCTTTCTGGTATTCCCTAGAGTATTAGGTTTTTCTTTAATGGTACCTGTGCTCTGCGTATATTCCAGCATTTTGGGGATCTTAGGCGGAGCGTTAGTCGGTCATTTTCAATTGGGAATAGAATACATTGTATATTTCCAGGACGTGAACGAAAGGATCACCTCCATTCCAGGTCTTAAGGATCTGTACACTGGACTATTCAAAGGTTACGTGTTCGGTCTCATCATTTCATCCATCTCCTGTTCTCACGGCTTACGAACGAGCGGAGGAGCGATCGGGGTCGGTAGAGCCACCCGAGAATCAGTGGTTACCTCCTTCTTGATGGTAATCTTTTTCGGTTACGTGATCACTGCGATCTTCTATAGGGAATAA
- a CDS encoding ABC transporter ATP-binding protein has translation MEEYAIELINLHKAFGQRKILKGMNLQVKKGETMVVLGPSGTGKSVTLKHITGLLDPDAGECKIFGEKISGVTIPEREKLRAKMGVLFQSGALINWMTVFDNVALPLREHKLFPEEEIQRIVAEKLRLVDMTVAKDNFPNDISGGMKKRAGLARAIASNPQIILYDEPTSGLDPVMSNVINELIIRIKKETGAAQVVVTHDMSSAYMIADRISFFYGGQVLFTGTPEEVKNSPNEFIRQFINGHTKGPMILETKN, from the coding sequence ATGGAAGAATACGCAATAGAACTCATAAATCTGCACAAGGCCTTCGGACAAAGAAAGATCCTGAAAGGTATGAATCTTCAGGTTAAAAAAGGAGAGACAATGGTGGTGCTTGGACCTTCCGGAACGGGAAAGTCTGTCACCTTAAAACATATCACAGGCCTTTTGGATCCGGATGCTGGAGAATGTAAGATCTTCGGTGAAAAAATCTCAGGGGTTACCATTCCGGAAAGAGAAAAGCTCCGCGCTAAAATGGGAGTCTTATTTCAATCAGGAGCGCTCATCAACTGGATGACCGTTTTTGATAACGTTGCGCTCCCCTTAAGAGAGCATAAATTATTTCCGGAAGAGGAAATCCAACGTATCGTTGCCGAAAAACTCAGGTTAGTGGATATGACTGTCGCAAAGGATAATTTTCCGAACGATATCTCTGGCGGTATGAAGAAGAGAGCTGGACTTGCAAGAGCGATCGCTTCCAATCCTCAGATCATATTATACGACGAACCTACATCAGGTCTAGATCCTGTTATGTCGAACGTGATCAACGAACTGATTATTCGGATCAAAAAGGAAACAGGCGCAGCACAGGTGGTGGTAACCCATGATATGTCCAGCGCATATATGATAGCCGACCGCATTTCATTTTTTTACGGTGGACAGGTCCTATTTACCGGAACCCCGGAAGAAGTGAAGAATTCTCCGAACGAATTCATCCGTCAGTTTATTAATGGGCATACCAAAGGGCCGATGATTCTGGAAACTAAGAATTGA
- the mce gene encoding mammalian cell entry protein Mce: protein MKSFRYLLVGAIFSVALVVVGYFTVMTEGGPVQKRGEFLKINFKNSEGIKVGNKVTVQGVPFGYVSNIRLIQIDENGAVLPAGEVGVATRVEVTILLKEPVRMYENYDIAIRNESLLSGRVISIDPGTSESTEESKGPPRTFQVVDYKTSGASLKGRVLQDPLVSLSELIAENRGDIRKTFSNVADITTKINTGDGTLGRLINRDDLHTNVNTVLTDAQIVLRELREGLEDTREQAPVTSFIRAALSSF from the coding sequence ATGAAATCCTTTCGTTATCTTTTAGTAGGTGCTATTTTTTCCGTCGCCTTAGTCGTAGTCGGTTATTTTACCGTTATGACGGAAGGCGGACCCGTCCAAAAGCGGGGAGAATTCCTAAAGATCAATTTCAAAAACTCGGAAGGGATCAAGGTGGGAAATAAGGTCACCGTACAAGGTGTTCCCTTCGGCTATGTTTCCAATATTCGACTCATTCAGATAGACGAGAATGGAGCTGTACTTCCCGCCGGGGAAGTGGGAGTCGCCACCAGGGTAGAAGTCACTATTCTTCTAAAAGAACCTGTGCGTATGTACGAAAATTATGATATTGCAATACGTAACGAAAGTCTACTTTCCGGAAGGGTGATTTCCATAGATCCAGGAACTTCCGAGTCCACGGAAGAAAGTAAAGGCCCCCCCAGGACCTTCCAAGTAGTGGATTATAAAACCAGTGGAGCCTCCTTAAAAGGAAGAGTATTGCAGGATCCGCTGGTCTCTCTTTCGGAATTGATCGCGGAAAACAGAGGAGATATCAGAAAAACTTTTTCCAACGTAGCGGATATCACTACTAAGATCAACACAGGAGATGGGACCTTGGGTAGACTGATCAACCGGGACGATCTTCATACCAATGTGAATACAGTCTTAACGGACGCTCAGATCGTTCTAAGAGAACTGAGAGAAGGTCTGGAAGATACCAGGGAGCAAGCCCCGGTCACAAGTTTTATCCGCGCGGCGCTTAGCTCTTTCTAA
- a CDS encoding NAD(P)-dependent oxidoreductase, which produces MSSRKIAIIGTGIMGRGIANNLSSKGHTLQLFARNPEKIKDLQSDKVFIHGNIKDAVKDSEIIILCLTEDHVVEESVFSSGLLETNAKYVIDIGTTSPSLTLKLNNTFHKYNISFIDAPMTGSKNAARDGQILFMVGAKSEDEIQDISFIFEICGKNTVYCGNIGDGQKAKIALNMVQAGIFQVYMEGFSLAKSQGIDPSILKSILEQSAAKSGISEFKFPFVFSGNYETHFALKNMYKDLKHALSLGKESGTILPLCSGLDEIYRSGIEAGLGEKDYCSLNEVTARIHPAK; this is translated from the coding sequence ATGTCTTCTCGTAAAATCGCAATCATCGGAACCGGTATCATGGGTAGAGGGATCGCAAACAATCTCTCTTCCAAAGGACATACTCTTCAGTTATTCGCTCGTAATCCCGAAAAGATCAAAGACCTACAATCGGATAAAGTCTTTATTCACGGAAATATCAAAGACGCAGTAAAAGATTCGGAAATTATAATACTCTGTCTTACGGAAGATCATGTAGTGGAAGAATCGGTATTCTCTTCCGGACTTTTGGAAACAAACGCAAAATATGTAATAGATATAGGAACAACCTCCCCTTCTCTCACTTTAAAACTGAATAATACATTCCATAAATATAATATTTCATTCATAGACGCTCCAATGACAGGTTCTAAAAATGCTGCCAGGGACGGACAAATACTCTTTATGGTGGGAGCAAAATCGGAAGATGAGATCCAAGATATCTCTTTTATATTCGAGATCTGCGGTAAGAACACCGTGTATTGCGGAAACATAGGAGACGGACAAAAAGCAAAGATCGCACTCAATATGGTGCAAGCTGGGATCTTCCAAGTTTATATGGAAGGTTTTTCATTGGCAAAAAGCCAAGGTATAGATCCTTCCATCCTAAAATCTATCTTAGAACAATCCGCCGCTAAGTCCGGAATTTCAGAATTCAAGTTTCCATTCGTATTTTCAGGAAATTATGAAACTCATTTTGCTTTGAAGAATATGTATAAGGATCTTAAACATGCACTCTCATTGGGAAAAGAATCCGGAACAATATTGCCTCTTTGCTCCGGATTGGATGAGATTTACCGCTCCGGAATCGAAGCGGGTCTCGGGGAAAAGGATTATTGCAGCTTAAACGAAGTTACTGCGAGGATACATCCGGCCAAATGA
- a CDS encoding GDYXXLXY domain-containing protein translates to MKKFYISVLAVFLPIIVLASVALEREFDLRNGKVLILPITGYDPRDLLSGQYLRFQIDRKYSDDICQRGDYVSSTVESATASVDGNRLTKKEACVCFDSREPSEYEIRFYSDCKELKNDTTCWNYVKGECNYGNFNYPFRKYFIPEEGAQKLEEQLREPGAKIQLRVDENGNGLIEKIIWPDVSSQ, encoded by the coding sequence ATGAAGAAGTTTTACATTTCGGTCCTTGCGGTATTTTTGCCGATTATAGTTTTGGCTTCCGTTGCATTGGAAAGAGAATTCGATCTTAGAAATGGAAAAGTTTTGATCCTTCCGATTACCGGGTACGACCCTAGGGATTTACTTTCAGGACAATATTTGAGATTTCAGATAGATCGAAAATATTCGGACGATATTTGTCAAAGAGGTGATTACGTTTCTTCTACGGTAGAATCTGCAACTGCAAGCGTGGATGGAAATAGACTTACTAAAAAGGAAGCCTGTGTTTGTTTTGATTCCAGAGAACCCTCTGAATACGAAATACGTTTTTACTCCGATTGTAAAGAGCTCAAAAACGACACGACTTGTTGGAATTACGTCAAAGGAGAATGTAATTACGGAAACTTTAATTATCCTTTCCGCAAATACTTTATCCCGGAAGAGGGCGCTCAAAAGTTGGAGGAACAACTCAGAGAACCCGGCGCTAAAATCCAATTGAGAGTGGATGAGAACGGAAATGGTCTTATCGAAAAGATCATTTGGCCGGATGTATCCTCGCAGTAA
- a CDS encoding DUF2157 domain-containing protein — protein sequence MNWKKKLKTWVDGGLISQAQAESILKFEDSKKIPYVFYSFLALGVVIIGLGVVAMVAANWDKIHYSVKLFASFTILSGIGITILYSQSKEIWNDTIRYLLVLLLCVLFFANIGLVSQIYHTQGKLYQALLLWSAITILLVIMYPGRVLQHLWIAVFSSSFLSWIDNHPDIGWKDRSHYFSLFFFIASWAFTGIAIFTERRLETKESKTSILVNPFLLWAFGFFLTSSIWGSFETHDIPNLDQDPEFARRYDLPFSWYWPLLLPILLVAISQIFRNRFSRRKIILLSISGIFLGFLNYPQVFHWYGKYPAMIFFFLAWIPFTFLFFESRRWFDLSLLILGLRFVSIYLEVFGSLLATGIGLVVSGIFILGFSILVFRMREKIRNAANQLFQEEELGI from the coding sequence ATGAACTGGAAGAAAAAATTAAAAACTTGGGTAGATGGCGGGCTCATCAGCCAAGCCCAAGCAGAGTCCATTCTCAAATTCGAAGATTCTAAAAAAATTCCCTACGTATTCTATTCCTTTTTAGCCTTAGGAGTCGTTATCATCGGACTTGGGGTCGTTGCGATGGTGGCCGCGAATTGGGATAAGATCCATTATTCCGTAAAATTATTCGCCAGCTTTACGATACTTTCCGGGATCGGCATTACGATTCTTTATTCTCAAAGTAAAGAGATATGGAACGATACGATCCGTTATCTTTTGGTCTTACTTCTTTGTGTATTATTTTTTGCGAATATTGGTCTCGTTTCACAGATCTATCATACCCAAGGAAAATTATACCAAGCCCTTCTTCTATGGTCGGCAATCACGATCTTACTTGTGATCATGTATCCGGGAAGAGTGTTACAACATCTCTGGATCGCAGTATTCAGTTCTTCTTTTTTGAGTTGGATAGACAATCATCCTGATATCGGTTGGAAGGATAGAAGCCATTATTTTTCTCTCTTCTTCTTTATTGCATCTTGGGCATTCACAGGGATTGCGATCTTTACCGAGAGGAGGTTGGAAACTAAGGAGAGTAAAACTTCTATCCTGGTAAATCCGTTCTTGCTTTGGGCTTTCGGTTTCTTTTTAACTTCTTCTATTTGGGGAAGTTTCGAGACACACGATATTCCGAACCTGGATCAGGATCCCGAATTTGCCAGGAGATACGATTTACCTTTCTCTTGGTATTGGCCTTTACTTCTTCCAATTCTGTTGGTCGCGATTTCTCAAATTTTCAGAAACCGCTTTTCTCGCAGAAAGATCATTTTACTTTCTATTTCCGGAATATTCTTAGGATTTTTAAATTATCCTCAAGTGTTCCATTGGTACGGAAAATATCCAGCCATGATCTTTTTCTTTTTGGCCTGGATCCCTTTCACATTCTTATTTTTCGAATCCAGAAGATGGTTCGATCTATCTTTGCTGATCTTAGGTCTTCGATTCGTATCTATCTATCTGGAAGTATTCGGAAGTTTGCTGGCTACAGGGATCGGTTTGGTTGTTTCGGGGATCTTTATTTTGGGATTCAGTATATTAGTATTTAGAATGAGAGAAAAGATCAGAAATGCTGCGAACCAACTCTTCCAAGAGGAGGAATTAGGAATATGA
- a CDS encoding M48 family metalloprotease, with protein sequence MSKTSVRKFFLVLFLLFSLQGCGWMVDLVFPLDVDRFLGEQFYKAAVTGEEHGKVLKDRSLEKYLQSIVDRILKSKSIQYKDEFKYKVTIIDDDKVINAICAPGGYIFVYTGLLHFVKNEATLAGILSHEIAHAERRHSTKQLSTNLTLYFVLYFVLSYVLGPDLAQHAADIAGLSTNLLGLANSRSMEEEADEFGFDYMRSTPYYPGAIADFFRDIQKEKKVNPELKGADIPLEKYLSTHPLDEDRILANEKRLKEAGIGAANQKSYFKERYRSNIQKSLGNQEEG encoded by the coding sequence ATGAGTAAAACTTCTGTTCGCAAATTTTTCTTGGTCCTATTTTTACTTTTTTCCCTGCAAGGCTGCGGCTGGATGGTGGACCTTGTATTTCCTTTGGACGTAGACCGGTTTTTAGGGGAACAATTTTACAAGGCAGCAGTAACCGGTGAGGAACACGGTAAAGTTTTAAAAGATAGATCCTTGGAGAAATATTTACAGTCCATCGTGGACCGTATCTTAAAATCTAAATCCATCCAATACAAGGATGAATTCAAATATAAGGTAACCATAATAGACGATGATAAGGTTATCAATGCGATCTGTGCTCCTGGCGGATATATATTTGTATATACTGGACTTCTTCATTTTGTAAAAAACGAGGCGACTCTTGCCGGAATTCTTTCTCATGAGATTGCTCATGCGGAAAGAAGACATTCCACCAAACAATTATCCACAAATCTAACTTTATACTTTGTTTTGTATTTTGTTCTATCTTATGTTCTTGGGCCCGATCTCGCACAACATGCGGCCGATATTGCGGGACTTTCTACAAATCTACTTGGACTTGCAAATTCCCGTTCTATGGAAGAAGAAGCCGATGAATTCGGATTTGATTATATGAGATCCACTCCTTATTATCCGGGAGCGATCGCCGATTTTTTCAGAGATATCCAAAAGGAGAAGAAAGTAAATCCTGAGTTAAAGGGCGCCGATATTCCTTTGGAAAAATACCTAAGCACTCATCCGCTAGACGAGGATAGGATTTTAGCAAATGAAAAAAGATTGAAAGAAGCAGGCATCGGTGCGGCGAATCAAAAATCTTATTTTAAAGAAAGATACCGCAGTAATATCCAGAAATCTTTGGGAAACCAGGAAGAAGGCTGA